A genomic region of Lasioglossum baleicum chromosome 16, iyLasBale1, whole genome shotgun sequence contains the following coding sequences:
- the Ap-1gamma gene encoding adaptor protein complex 1, gamma subunit isoform X2, whose product MNASEHGFNPAFNMASIKQAFNEAVERVRMPAPTRLRDLIRQIRAARTAAEERTVVNKECAYIRSTFREEDSVWRCRNIAKLLYIHMLGYPAHFGQLECLKLIASPRFTDKRIGYLGAMLLLDERQDVHLLITNCLKNDLNSATQFVNGLALCTLGAIASPEMARDLAAEVERLMKSPNAYLRKKAALCAFRIIRRVPELMEMFLPATRSLITEKNHGVLITGVTLITEMCENSVDTLNHFKKECGHREIVPNLVRILKNLILAGYSPEHDVSGVSDPFLQVKILRLLRILGRNDIEASEAMNDILAQVATNTETSKNVGNTILYETVLSIMDIKSESGLRVLAVNILGRFLLNNDKNIRYVALNTLLKTVYVDTSAVQRHRSTILECLKDPDVSIRRRAMELSFALVNSNNIRNMMKELLLFLERADPEFKAQCSSNIVMSAERFAPNKRWHLETLFKVLVAAGNYVRDDVVACTIQLISETQSQQGYAVSALWKALEKDTADKQPLAQVATWCIGEYGDLLLYGPPTEDAETPVSLTEDEVIDVYQRLLWSPQNTVVTKQYTLLSLTKLSTRFQKGNEKIRQIIDTFGSNLHIELQQRGIEFSQLFRKYDHLRPALLERMPPMETARPQANGIIGMVNGEPEPEEEKSIVLEASTPPSDSSALLDLLGTADVGVTSTLSNKISQAASTTPIANNNDLLDLLGSLDMTAPTSTSASTPTSTPTSQSTSTLPQTPTQIFSPTNTNNFLVDGLLNSSSTQNDTPTMVVLDKAGLKITFRLERPPDIADLLIINMSAVNSGAVVLTDFLFQAAVPKTFQLQMLSPSSTVIPQSGQVTQVLKVTNINKGSLRMRLRISYTGSSGPVLEQTEVNNFPPLALQ is encoded by the exons ATGAATGCGTCGGAACATGG GTTTAACCCAGCCTTTAACATGGCCTCCATAAAGCAAGCGTTTAACGAGGCGGTTGAAAGAG TTAGAATGCCTGCTCCGACAAGGCTGAGGGATCTCATCAGACAGATCAGAGCTGCTCGCACCGCAGCGGAGGAAAGAACAGTGGTGAACAAAGAGTGCGCGTACATTCGCTCGACGTTTAGAGAAGAGGACAGCGTGTGGAGATGTCGAAACATCGCCAAGCTCTTGTACATTCACATGCTCGG GTATCCGGCACATTTCGGTCAATTAGAATGTTTGAAGCTGATAGCGTCTCCCAGGTTCACGGACAAACGAATCGGTTATTTAGGAGCGATGTTGCTGCTAGACGAACGACAGGATGTTCACCTTCTAATCACGAATTGCTTGAAAAA TGATTTAAACAGCGCGACACAGTTTGTTAATGGTTTAGCGCTGTGCACTCTGGGTGCGATTGCATCTCCAGAAATGGCGAGAGATTTGGCAGCGGAAGTCGAAAGGCTGATGAAATCGCCGAACGCGTATCTTCGAAAGAAAGCAGCTCTCTGTGCGTTCAGAATCATCAGACGCGTGCCAGAACTAATGGAAATGTTCTTGCCTGCAACGCGCAGCTTGATCACGGAAAAGAACCACGGAGTTTTGATCACTGGCGTGACGCTAATCACGGAAATGTGCGAGAACAGCGTCGACACATTGAACCACTTCAAAAAG GAATGCGGCCATCGAGAG ATCGTGCCAAATCTCGTAAGAATCCTGAAGAACCTGATTCTAGCGGGTTATTCGCCGGAGCACGACGTGTCCGGAGTATCGGACCCTTTTCTCCAAGTGAAAATACTGCGTCTTCTGCGAATTCTGGGCCGCAACGATATCGAAGCGTCGGAAGCAATGAACGACATTCTCGCTCAAGTCGCGACGAACACGGAGACCAGCAAGAACGTCGGCAACACGATTTTGTACGAAACTGTGTTGTCAATTATGGACATCAAATCGGAAAGCGGACTCCGAGTGTTGGCTGTGAACATTCTGGGCCGATTTCTATTGAACAACGACAAGAATATTCGATACGTTGCTCTGAACACGTTGCTGAAGACTGTTTACGTGGACACCAGCGCTGTGCAAAGGCATCGCTCGACGATTCTG GAGTGCTTGAAAGATCCAGACGTGTCGATCAGAAGACGAGCAATGGAACTCAGCTTCGCATTAGTCAATTCTAACAACATCAGGAACATGATGAAGGAATTGTTGCTGTTTTTGGAACGCGCCGATCCGGAATTCAAGGCTCAGTGCAGCAGCAACATTGTGATGTCTGCGGAGAGGTTCGCTCCCAACAAGCGTTGGCATCTGGAGACGTTGTTCAAAGTTCTTGTCGCT GCTGGCAATTACGTCAGAGACGACGTGGTGGCTTGCACCATTCAGTTAATTTCTGAAACGCAGTCGCAACAGGGTTACGCAGTCAGTGCACTGTGGAAAGCGCTGGAAAAAGACACGGCTGATAAGCAACCGTTGGCTCAGGTTGCAACGTGGTGCATCGGAGAGTACGGAGACTTACTGTTGTACGGGCCACCTACGGAAGATGCAGAAACCCCAGTCAGT TTAACGGAAGACGAAGTCATCGATGTCTACCAGAGATTACTATGGAGTCCGCAGAACACGGTTGTCACCAAACAGTACACCTTGCTGTCCCTCACGAAGCTCAGTACACGATTTCAGAAAGGAAATGA GAAAATACGTCAGATAATCGACACGTTCGGAAGCAATCTGCACATCGAGTTGCAGCAGCGGGGCATCGAATTTTCACAGTTGTTCAGAAAGTACGATCATCTGCGCCCTGCGCTGCTCGAAAGGATGCCTCCGATGGAGACAGCCAGACCTCAAGCCAACGGTATCATTGGAATGGTAAACGGCGAACCGGAACCGGAAGAAGAGAAATCGATAGTTTTGGAAGCGAGCACACCACCGTCTGATTCG AGTGCGCTGCTAGATCTGCTGGGAACCGCTGACGTTGGAGTCACTTCTacgctgtcgaataaaataagcCAGGCTGCGAGCACAACACCCATAGCGAACAACAACGATCTGTTGGACTTGCTCGGTAGCTTGGACATGACTGCGCCTACATCTACATCTGCATCCACACCTACGTCAACTCCAACGTCACAATCCACATCTACACTGCCACAAACGCCAACACAGATATTCAGTCCTACGAACACAAACAACTTCTTAGTGGATGGTTTGCTTAATTCGTCTTCGACTCAGAACG ATACGCCTACTATGGTTGTCCTGGACAAAGCGGGTCTGAAGATCACTTTCAGATTAGAAAGACCGCCAGACATTGCGGATCtgttaattataaatatgtcGGCAGTGAATTCTGGAGCCGTCGTGCTGACTGACTTTCTGTTTCAAGCGGCAGTTCCTAAG ACATTCCAACTACAAATGTTGTCCCCGTCGAGCACGGTCATTCCCCAATCCGGGCAGGTCACGCAAGTATTGAAAGTTACGAATATCAACAAG GGTTCTCTGAGAATGAGATTACGTATCTCTTACACTGGATCGTCAGGGCCGGTCTTGGAACAGACGGAAGTGAATAATTTCCCCCCGTTGGCGTTACAGTGA
- the Ap-1gamma gene encoding adaptor protein complex 1, gamma subunit isoform X1 — protein MNASEHGFNPAFNMASIKQAFNEAVERVSTVRMPAPTRLRDLIRQIRAARTAAEERTVVNKECAYIRSTFREEDSVWRCRNIAKLLYIHMLGYPAHFGQLECLKLIASPRFTDKRIGYLGAMLLLDERQDVHLLITNCLKNDLNSATQFVNGLALCTLGAIASPEMARDLAAEVERLMKSPNAYLRKKAALCAFRIIRRVPELMEMFLPATRSLITEKNHGVLITGVTLITEMCENSVDTLNHFKKECGHREIVPNLVRILKNLILAGYSPEHDVSGVSDPFLQVKILRLLRILGRNDIEASEAMNDILAQVATNTETSKNVGNTILYETVLSIMDIKSESGLRVLAVNILGRFLLNNDKNIRYVALNTLLKTVYVDTSAVQRHRSTILECLKDPDVSIRRRAMELSFALVNSNNIRNMMKELLLFLERADPEFKAQCSSNIVMSAERFAPNKRWHLETLFKVLVAAGNYVRDDVVACTIQLISETQSQQGYAVSALWKALEKDTADKQPLAQVATWCIGEYGDLLLYGPPTEDAETPVSLTEDEVIDVYQRLLWSPQNTVVTKQYTLLSLTKLSTRFQKGNEKIRQIIDTFGSNLHIELQQRGIEFSQLFRKYDHLRPALLERMPPMETARPQANGIIGMVNGEPEPEEEKSIVLEASTPPSDSSALLDLLGTADVGVTSTLSNKISQAASTTPIANNNDLLDLLGSLDMTAPTSTSASTPTSTPTSQSTSTLPQTPTQIFSPTNTNNFLVDGLLNSSSTQNDTPTMVVLDKAGLKITFRLERPPDIADLLIINMSAVNSGAVVLTDFLFQAAVPKTFQLQMLSPSSTVIPQSGQVTQVLKVTNINKGSLRMRLRISYTGSSGPVLEQTEVNNFPPLALQ, from the exons ATGAATGCGTCGGAACATGG GTTTAACCCAGCCTTTAACATGGCCTCCATAAAGCAAGCGTTTAACGAGGCGGTTGAAAGAG TCTCAACAGTTAGAATGCCTGCTCCGACAAGGCTGAGGGATCTCATCAGACAGATCAGAGCTGCTCGCACCGCAGCGGAGGAAAGAACAGTGGTGAACAAAGAGTGCGCGTACATTCGCTCGACGTTTAGAGAAGAGGACAGCGTGTGGAGATGTCGAAACATCGCCAAGCTCTTGTACATTCACATGCTCGG GTATCCGGCACATTTCGGTCAATTAGAATGTTTGAAGCTGATAGCGTCTCCCAGGTTCACGGACAAACGAATCGGTTATTTAGGAGCGATGTTGCTGCTAGACGAACGACAGGATGTTCACCTTCTAATCACGAATTGCTTGAAAAA TGATTTAAACAGCGCGACACAGTTTGTTAATGGTTTAGCGCTGTGCACTCTGGGTGCGATTGCATCTCCAGAAATGGCGAGAGATTTGGCAGCGGAAGTCGAAAGGCTGATGAAATCGCCGAACGCGTATCTTCGAAAGAAAGCAGCTCTCTGTGCGTTCAGAATCATCAGACGCGTGCCAGAACTAATGGAAATGTTCTTGCCTGCAACGCGCAGCTTGATCACGGAAAAGAACCACGGAGTTTTGATCACTGGCGTGACGCTAATCACGGAAATGTGCGAGAACAGCGTCGACACATTGAACCACTTCAAAAAG GAATGCGGCCATCGAGAG ATCGTGCCAAATCTCGTAAGAATCCTGAAGAACCTGATTCTAGCGGGTTATTCGCCGGAGCACGACGTGTCCGGAGTATCGGACCCTTTTCTCCAAGTGAAAATACTGCGTCTTCTGCGAATTCTGGGCCGCAACGATATCGAAGCGTCGGAAGCAATGAACGACATTCTCGCTCAAGTCGCGACGAACACGGAGACCAGCAAGAACGTCGGCAACACGATTTTGTACGAAACTGTGTTGTCAATTATGGACATCAAATCGGAAAGCGGACTCCGAGTGTTGGCTGTGAACATTCTGGGCCGATTTCTATTGAACAACGACAAGAATATTCGATACGTTGCTCTGAACACGTTGCTGAAGACTGTTTACGTGGACACCAGCGCTGTGCAAAGGCATCGCTCGACGATTCTG GAGTGCTTGAAAGATCCAGACGTGTCGATCAGAAGACGAGCAATGGAACTCAGCTTCGCATTAGTCAATTCTAACAACATCAGGAACATGATGAAGGAATTGTTGCTGTTTTTGGAACGCGCCGATCCGGAATTCAAGGCTCAGTGCAGCAGCAACATTGTGATGTCTGCGGAGAGGTTCGCTCCCAACAAGCGTTGGCATCTGGAGACGTTGTTCAAAGTTCTTGTCGCT GCTGGCAATTACGTCAGAGACGACGTGGTGGCTTGCACCATTCAGTTAATTTCTGAAACGCAGTCGCAACAGGGTTACGCAGTCAGTGCACTGTGGAAAGCGCTGGAAAAAGACACGGCTGATAAGCAACCGTTGGCTCAGGTTGCAACGTGGTGCATCGGAGAGTACGGAGACTTACTGTTGTACGGGCCACCTACGGAAGATGCAGAAACCCCAGTCAGT TTAACGGAAGACGAAGTCATCGATGTCTACCAGAGATTACTATGGAGTCCGCAGAACACGGTTGTCACCAAACAGTACACCTTGCTGTCCCTCACGAAGCTCAGTACACGATTTCAGAAAGGAAATGA GAAAATACGTCAGATAATCGACACGTTCGGAAGCAATCTGCACATCGAGTTGCAGCAGCGGGGCATCGAATTTTCACAGTTGTTCAGAAAGTACGATCATCTGCGCCCTGCGCTGCTCGAAAGGATGCCTCCGATGGAGACAGCCAGACCTCAAGCCAACGGTATCATTGGAATGGTAAACGGCGAACCGGAACCGGAAGAAGAGAAATCGATAGTTTTGGAAGCGAGCACACCACCGTCTGATTCG AGTGCGCTGCTAGATCTGCTGGGAACCGCTGACGTTGGAGTCACTTCTacgctgtcgaataaaataagcCAGGCTGCGAGCACAACACCCATAGCGAACAACAACGATCTGTTGGACTTGCTCGGTAGCTTGGACATGACTGCGCCTACATCTACATCTGCATCCACACCTACGTCAACTCCAACGTCACAATCCACATCTACACTGCCACAAACGCCAACACAGATATTCAGTCCTACGAACACAAACAACTTCTTAGTGGATGGTTTGCTTAATTCGTCTTCGACTCAGAACG ATACGCCTACTATGGTTGTCCTGGACAAAGCGGGTCTGAAGATCACTTTCAGATTAGAAAGACCGCCAGACATTGCGGATCtgttaattataaatatgtcGGCAGTGAATTCTGGAGCCGTCGTGCTGACTGACTTTCTGTTTCAAGCGGCAGTTCCTAAG ACATTCCAACTACAAATGTTGTCCCCGTCGAGCACGGTCATTCCCCAATCCGGGCAGGTCACGCAAGTATTGAAAGTTACGAATATCAACAAG GGTTCTCTGAGAATGAGATTACGTATCTCTTACACTGGATCGTCAGGGCCGGTCTTGGAACAGACGGAAGTGAATAATTTCCCCCCGTTGGCGTTACAGTGA
- the Ap-1gamma gene encoding adaptor protein complex 1, gamma subunit isoform X3 codes for MNASEHGFNPAFNMASIKQAFNEAVERVSTVRMPAPTRLRDLIRQIRAARTAAEERTVVNKECAYIRSTFREEDSVWRCRNIAKLLYIHMLGYPAHFGQLECLKLIASPRFTDKRIGYLGAMLLLDERQDVHLLITNCLKNDLNSATQFVNGLALCTLGAIASPEMARDLAAEVERLMKSPNAYLRKKAALCAFRIIRRVPELMEMFLPATRSLITEKNHGVLITGVTLITEMCENSVDTLNHFKKIVPNLVRILKNLILAGYSPEHDVSGVSDPFLQVKILRLLRILGRNDIEASEAMNDILAQVATNTETSKNVGNTILYETVLSIMDIKSESGLRVLAVNILGRFLLNNDKNIRYVALNTLLKTVYVDTSAVQRHRSTILECLKDPDVSIRRRAMELSFALVNSNNIRNMMKELLLFLERADPEFKAQCSSNIVMSAERFAPNKRWHLETLFKVLVAAGNYVRDDVVACTIQLISETQSQQGYAVSALWKALEKDTADKQPLAQVATWCIGEYGDLLLYGPPTEDAETPVSLTEDEVIDVYQRLLWSPQNTVVTKQYTLLSLTKLSTRFQKGNEKIRQIIDTFGSNLHIELQQRGIEFSQLFRKYDHLRPALLERMPPMETARPQANGIIGMVNGEPEPEEEKSIVLEASTPPSDSSALLDLLGTADVGVTSTLSNKISQAASTTPIANNNDLLDLLGSLDMTAPTSTSASTPTSTPTSQSTSTLPQTPTQIFSPTNTNNFLVDGLLNSSSTQNDTPTMVVLDKAGLKITFRLERPPDIADLLIINMSAVNSGAVVLTDFLFQAAVPKTFQLQMLSPSSTVIPQSGQVTQVLKVTNINKGSLRMRLRISYTGSSGPVLEQTEVNNFPPLALQ; via the exons ATGAATGCGTCGGAACATGG GTTTAACCCAGCCTTTAACATGGCCTCCATAAAGCAAGCGTTTAACGAGGCGGTTGAAAGAG TCTCAACAGTTAGAATGCCTGCTCCGACAAGGCTGAGGGATCTCATCAGACAGATCAGAGCTGCTCGCACCGCAGCGGAGGAAAGAACAGTGGTGAACAAAGAGTGCGCGTACATTCGCTCGACGTTTAGAGAAGAGGACAGCGTGTGGAGATGTCGAAACATCGCCAAGCTCTTGTACATTCACATGCTCGG GTATCCGGCACATTTCGGTCAATTAGAATGTTTGAAGCTGATAGCGTCTCCCAGGTTCACGGACAAACGAATCGGTTATTTAGGAGCGATGTTGCTGCTAGACGAACGACAGGATGTTCACCTTCTAATCACGAATTGCTTGAAAAA TGATTTAAACAGCGCGACACAGTTTGTTAATGGTTTAGCGCTGTGCACTCTGGGTGCGATTGCATCTCCAGAAATGGCGAGAGATTTGGCAGCGGAAGTCGAAAGGCTGATGAAATCGCCGAACGCGTATCTTCGAAAGAAAGCAGCTCTCTGTGCGTTCAGAATCATCAGACGCGTGCCAGAACTAATGGAAATGTTCTTGCCTGCAACGCGCAGCTTGATCACGGAAAAGAACCACGGAGTTTTGATCACTGGCGTGACGCTAATCACGGAAATGTGCGAGAACAGCGTCGACACATTGAACCACTTCAAAAAG ATCGTGCCAAATCTCGTAAGAATCCTGAAGAACCTGATTCTAGCGGGTTATTCGCCGGAGCACGACGTGTCCGGAGTATCGGACCCTTTTCTCCAAGTGAAAATACTGCGTCTTCTGCGAATTCTGGGCCGCAACGATATCGAAGCGTCGGAAGCAATGAACGACATTCTCGCTCAAGTCGCGACGAACACGGAGACCAGCAAGAACGTCGGCAACACGATTTTGTACGAAACTGTGTTGTCAATTATGGACATCAAATCGGAAAGCGGACTCCGAGTGTTGGCTGTGAACATTCTGGGCCGATTTCTATTGAACAACGACAAGAATATTCGATACGTTGCTCTGAACACGTTGCTGAAGACTGTTTACGTGGACACCAGCGCTGTGCAAAGGCATCGCTCGACGATTCTG GAGTGCTTGAAAGATCCAGACGTGTCGATCAGAAGACGAGCAATGGAACTCAGCTTCGCATTAGTCAATTCTAACAACATCAGGAACATGATGAAGGAATTGTTGCTGTTTTTGGAACGCGCCGATCCGGAATTCAAGGCTCAGTGCAGCAGCAACATTGTGATGTCTGCGGAGAGGTTCGCTCCCAACAAGCGTTGGCATCTGGAGACGTTGTTCAAAGTTCTTGTCGCT GCTGGCAATTACGTCAGAGACGACGTGGTGGCTTGCACCATTCAGTTAATTTCTGAAACGCAGTCGCAACAGGGTTACGCAGTCAGTGCACTGTGGAAAGCGCTGGAAAAAGACACGGCTGATAAGCAACCGTTGGCTCAGGTTGCAACGTGGTGCATCGGAGAGTACGGAGACTTACTGTTGTACGGGCCACCTACGGAAGATGCAGAAACCCCAGTCAGT TTAACGGAAGACGAAGTCATCGATGTCTACCAGAGATTACTATGGAGTCCGCAGAACACGGTTGTCACCAAACAGTACACCTTGCTGTCCCTCACGAAGCTCAGTACACGATTTCAGAAAGGAAATGA GAAAATACGTCAGATAATCGACACGTTCGGAAGCAATCTGCACATCGAGTTGCAGCAGCGGGGCATCGAATTTTCACAGTTGTTCAGAAAGTACGATCATCTGCGCCCTGCGCTGCTCGAAAGGATGCCTCCGATGGAGACAGCCAGACCTCAAGCCAACGGTATCATTGGAATGGTAAACGGCGAACCGGAACCGGAAGAAGAGAAATCGATAGTTTTGGAAGCGAGCACACCACCGTCTGATTCG AGTGCGCTGCTAGATCTGCTGGGAACCGCTGACGTTGGAGTCACTTCTacgctgtcgaataaaataagcCAGGCTGCGAGCACAACACCCATAGCGAACAACAACGATCTGTTGGACTTGCTCGGTAGCTTGGACATGACTGCGCCTACATCTACATCTGCATCCACACCTACGTCAACTCCAACGTCACAATCCACATCTACACTGCCACAAACGCCAACACAGATATTCAGTCCTACGAACACAAACAACTTCTTAGTGGATGGTTTGCTTAATTCGTCTTCGACTCAGAACG ATACGCCTACTATGGTTGTCCTGGACAAAGCGGGTCTGAAGATCACTTTCAGATTAGAAAGACCGCCAGACATTGCGGATCtgttaattataaatatgtcGGCAGTGAATTCTGGAGCCGTCGTGCTGACTGACTTTCTGTTTCAAGCGGCAGTTCCTAAG ACATTCCAACTACAAATGTTGTCCCCGTCGAGCACGGTCATTCCCCAATCCGGGCAGGTCACGCAAGTATTGAAAGTTACGAATATCAACAAG GGTTCTCTGAGAATGAGATTACGTATCTCTTACACTGGATCGTCAGGGCCGGTCTTGGAACAGACGGAAGTGAATAATTTCCCCCCGTTGGCGTTACAGTGA
- the Ap-1gamma gene encoding adaptor protein complex 1, gamma subunit isoform X4, which produces MNASEHGFNPAFNMASIKQAFNEAVERVRMPAPTRLRDLIRQIRAARTAAEERTVVNKECAYIRSTFREEDSVWRCRNIAKLLYIHMLGYPAHFGQLECLKLIASPRFTDKRIGYLGAMLLLDERQDVHLLITNCLKNDLNSATQFVNGLALCTLGAIASPEMARDLAAEVERLMKSPNAYLRKKAALCAFRIIRRVPELMEMFLPATRSLITEKNHGVLITGVTLITEMCENSVDTLNHFKKIVPNLVRILKNLILAGYSPEHDVSGVSDPFLQVKILRLLRILGRNDIEASEAMNDILAQVATNTETSKNVGNTILYETVLSIMDIKSESGLRVLAVNILGRFLLNNDKNIRYVALNTLLKTVYVDTSAVQRHRSTILECLKDPDVSIRRRAMELSFALVNSNNIRNMMKELLLFLERADPEFKAQCSSNIVMSAERFAPNKRWHLETLFKVLVAAGNYVRDDVVACTIQLISETQSQQGYAVSALWKALEKDTADKQPLAQVATWCIGEYGDLLLYGPPTEDAETPVSLTEDEVIDVYQRLLWSPQNTVVTKQYTLLSLTKLSTRFQKGNEKIRQIIDTFGSNLHIELQQRGIEFSQLFRKYDHLRPALLERMPPMETARPQANGIIGMVNGEPEPEEEKSIVLEASTPPSDSSALLDLLGTADVGVTSTLSNKISQAASTTPIANNNDLLDLLGSLDMTAPTSTSASTPTSTPTSQSTSTLPQTPTQIFSPTNTNNFLVDGLLNSSSTQNDTPTMVVLDKAGLKITFRLERPPDIADLLIINMSAVNSGAVVLTDFLFQAAVPKTFQLQMLSPSSTVIPQSGQVTQVLKVTNINKGSLRMRLRISYTGSSGPVLEQTEVNNFPPLALQ; this is translated from the exons ATGAATGCGTCGGAACATGG GTTTAACCCAGCCTTTAACATGGCCTCCATAAAGCAAGCGTTTAACGAGGCGGTTGAAAGAG TTAGAATGCCTGCTCCGACAAGGCTGAGGGATCTCATCAGACAGATCAGAGCTGCTCGCACCGCAGCGGAGGAAAGAACAGTGGTGAACAAAGAGTGCGCGTACATTCGCTCGACGTTTAGAGAAGAGGACAGCGTGTGGAGATGTCGAAACATCGCCAAGCTCTTGTACATTCACATGCTCGG GTATCCGGCACATTTCGGTCAATTAGAATGTTTGAAGCTGATAGCGTCTCCCAGGTTCACGGACAAACGAATCGGTTATTTAGGAGCGATGTTGCTGCTAGACGAACGACAGGATGTTCACCTTCTAATCACGAATTGCTTGAAAAA TGATTTAAACAGCGCGACACAGTTTGTTAATGGTTTAGCGCTGTGCACTCTGGGTGCGATTGCATCTCCAGAAATGGCGAGAGATTTGGCAGCGGAAGTCGAAAGGCTGATGAAATCGCCGAACGCGTATCTTCGAAAGAAAGCAGCTCTCTGTGCGTTCAGAATCATCAGACGCGTGCCAGAACTAATGGAAATGTTCTTGCCTGCAACGCGCAGCTTGATCACGGAAAAGAACCACGGAGTTTTGATCACTGGCGTGACGCTAATCACGGAAATGTGCGAGAACAGCGTCGACACATTGAACCACTTCAAAAAG ATCGTGCCAAATCTCGTAAGAATCCTGAAGAACCTGATTCTAGCGGGTTATTCGCCGGAGCACGACGTGTCCGGAGTATCGGACCCTTTTCTCCAAGTGAAAATACTGCGTCTTCTGCGAATTCTGGGCCGCAACGATATCGAAGCGTCGGAAGCAATGAACGACATTCTCGCTCAAGTCGCGACGAACACGGAGACCAGCAAGAACGTCGGCAACACGATTTTGTACGAAACTGTGTTGTCAATTATGGACATCAAATCGGAAAGCGGACTCCGAGTGTTGGCTGTGAACATTCTGGGCCGATTTCTATTGAACAACGACAAGAATATTCGATACGTTGCTCTGAACACGTTGCTGAAGACTGTTTACGTGGACACCAGCGCTGTGCAAAGGCATCGCTCGACGATTCTG GAGTGCTTGAAAGATCCAGACGTGTCGATCAGAAGACGAGCAATGGAACTCAGCTTCGCATTAGTCAATTCTAACAACATCAGGAACATGATGAAGGAATTGTTGCTGTTTTTGGAACGCGCCGATCCGGAATTCAAGGCTCAGTGCAGCAGCAACATTGTGATGTCTGCGGAGAGGTTCGCTCCCAACAAGCGTTGGCATCTGGAGACGTTGTTCAAAGTTCTTGTCGCT GCTGGCAATTACGTCAGAGACGACGTGGTGGCTTGCACCATTCAGTTAATTTCTGAAACGCAGTCGCAACAGGGTTACGCAGTCAGTGCACTGTGGAAAGCGCTGGAAAAAGACACGGCTGATAAGCAACCGTTGGCTCAGGTTGCAACGTGGTGCATCGGAGAGTACGGAGACTTACTGTTGTACGGGCCACCTACGGAAGATGCAGAAACCCCAGTCAGT TTAACGGAAGACGAAGTCATCGATGTCTACCAGAGATTACTATGGAGTCCGCAGAACACGGTTGTCACCAAACAGTACACCTTGCTGTCCCTCACGAAGCTCAGTACACGATTTCAGAAAGGAAATGA GAAAATACGTCAGATAATCGACACGTTCGGAAGCAATCTGCACATCGAGTTGCAGCAGCGGGGCATCGAATTTTCACAGTTGTTCAGAAAGTACGATCATCTGCGCCCTGCGCTGCTCGAAAGGATGCCTCCGATGGAGACAGCCAGACCTCAAGCCAACGGTATCATTGGAATGGTAAACGGCGAACCGGAACCGGAAGAAGAGAAATCGATAGTTTTGGAAGCGAGCACACCACCGTCTGATTCG AGTGCGCTGCTAGATCTGCTGGGAACCGCTGACGTTGGAGTCACTTCTacgctgtcgaataaaataagcCAGGCTGCGAGCACAACACCCATAGCGAACAACAACGATCTGTTGGACTTGCTCGGTAGCTTGGACATGACTGCGCCTACATCTACATCTGCATCCACACCTACGTCAACTCCAACGTCACAATCCACATCTACACTGCCACAAACGCCAACACAGATATTCAGTCCTACGAACACAAACAACTTCTTAGTGGATGGTTTGCTTAATTCGTCTTCGACTCAGAACG ATACGCCTACTATGGTTGTCCTGGACAAAGCGGGTCTGAAGATCACTTTCAGATTAGAAAGACCGCCAGACATTGCGGATCtgttaattataaatatgtcGGCAGTGAATTCTGGAGCCGTCGTGCTGACTGACTTTCTGTTTCAAGCGGCAGTTCCTAAG ACATTCCAACTACAAATGTTGTCCCCGTCGAGCACGGTCATTCCCCAATCCGGGCAGGTCACGCAAGTATTGAAAGTTACGAATATCAACAAG GGTTCTCTGAGAATGAGATTACGTATCTCTTACACTGGATCGTCAGGGCCGGTCTTGGAACAGACGGAAGTGAATAATTTCCCCCCGTTGGCGTTACAGTGA